A single region of the Rhodoligotrophos defluvii genome encodes:
- a CDS encoding sensor histidine kinase: MWLTAALLLALLLVSGLLVWQSYRDAVSTAQARAEGGAQIIGAHIKWLSEAAYQALQRIDEALGAQPNMVTAGSVGDLDKAVAALPRDVRAWVFDVNGVTVLTNDTTDAQLRVADTEFFQTLKAGQTWHVSTLINDRFNKRKVFIIGRRLERNGRFVGAAAIVIPADLLSEFWSTLNLGRDSTAGLIRSDGWLVARHPVPEDTINLKNYMLFTKHLAQSPAGSYSASASPADGVSRIVGFYTVPGLPLIAIAGVSKNAVWDRFRAQIGSVAVIAVPAVLGLLACSLWVSVLLRRYEQQRRQLAEALEQNRILFQEMHHRVKNNLQTVVALVQMHGLPGEIKRDLANRIGAMTAVHQQIYMSNRLGSLDLASYIDDLVASLRQSSPENVQVTSTLTPIEVPSDKAVPLGLIINEVMANAFKHAFPAGRPGNIAISLERLAPNKARLQIRDDGVGFDIASASQGMGNRLIQGLSRQIGADYAFERDGGTVFTLTLPI, encoded by the coding sequence TTGTGGCTTACAGCAGCGCTGCTGCTTGCGCTTTTGCTGGTGTCGGGCTTGCTCGTCTGGCAGAGCTATCGTGATGCCGTGAGCACCGCGCAGGCTCGTGCGGAAGGCGGCGCCCAGATTATTGGGGCGCACATAAAGTGGCTATCCGAGGCCGCTTACCAGGCCCTGCAGCGTATCGACGAGGCATTGGGCGCACAGCCCAACATGGTCACGGCCGGCAGTGTCGGCGACCTCGACAAGGCCGTTGCCGCCCTCCCGCGGGACGTTCGCGCCTGGGTCTTCGACGTCAATGGCGTCACCGTGCTTACCAACGACACCACCGATGCCCAGCTGCGCGTTGCGGATACCGAGTTTTTCCAAACTTTGAAGGCCGGCCAGACTTGGCACGTCAGCACATTGATCAACGACCGGTTCAACAAGCGCAAGGTCTTCATCATCGGCCGGCGACTGGAGCGAAACGGCAGGTTTGTGGGTGCCGCCGCCATCGTCATTCCCGCGGATCTTCTGTCGGAGTTCTGGTCGACACTCAATCTCGGCCGCGATTCAACCGCCGGTCTCATCCGCAGCGATGGCTGGCTCGTCGCGCGCCATCCGGTCCCCGAGGACACGATCAATCTGAAGAACTACATGCTGTTCACCAAGCATCTGGCCCAATCGCCCGCCGGATCCTATTCGGCCAGCGCCTCGCCCGCCGATGGTGTGTCACGGATCGTCGGCTTCTATACCGTTCCGGGCCTGCCTCTCATTGCGATCGCCGGGGTGTCGAAAAACGCGGTATGGGATCGGTTTCGCGCTCAGATCGGCTCGGTTGCCGTGATTGCGGTTCCGGCGGTGCTTGGTTTGCTGGCCTGCTCCCTCTGGGTCTCGGTGTTGCTCCGTCGTTATGAACAGCAACGCCGGCAGCTTGCAGAGGCGCTCGAGCAGAACCGTATTCTTTTCCAGGAGATGCATCACCGGGTGAAGAACAACCTGCAGACCGTGGTCGCGTTGGTGCAGATGCATGGCCTGCCAGGTGAGATCAAGCGGGACCTCGCCAACCGAATCGGCGCAATGACGGCTGTCCACCAGCAGATATACATGTCGAACCGGCTGGGCAGCCTCGATCTGGCGAGCTACATCGATGACCTTGTCGCAAGCCTCCGGCAAAGCAGCCCCGAGAACGTCCAGGTGACCTCGACACTGACCCCGATTGAGGTGCCGTCGGACAAGGCGGTGCCCCTTGGCCTCATCATCAACGAGGTGATGGCGAACGCCTTCAAACATGCGTTCCCGGCAGGGCGGCCGGGCAATATCGCCATCTCGCTGGAACGCCTCGCGCCGAATAAGGCGCGCTTGCAGATCAGGGACGATGGTGTCGGCTTCGATATCGCCAGCGCGTCCCAAGGCATGGGCAATCGCCTGATCCAGGGCCTGTCGCGGCAGATCGGTGCCGATTATGCCTTTGAGCGCGATGGGGGCACTGTCTTCACCCTCACCTTGCCGATCTAA